A DNA window from Trypanosoma brucei brucei TREU927 chromosome 11 chr11_scaffold01 genomic scaffold, whole genome shotgun sequence contains the following coding sequences:
- a CDS encoding ubiquitin carboxyl-terminal hydrolase, putative (curated by J. Mottram) has translation MPSWCLIESDPAVFTELIQRFGAQGVAVEEIVQLEQEYLRVHTNVYGLILLFKWKARKEGAATDGVVVPDAPVFFVQQTVNNACATLSIVNILLNHKESIELGEVLGNFLSFTQDMNPYLRGTQVGECDALREAHNSFAPVELFSLDHSVPDAGDAYHFVSFVYKNSAIWELDGLQEGPILASDASDENYRDKLMEVVRKRIRDHSAEDTTGAGQGISFSLMAVVDDPLVLLERRIYEATLQEAPTHYLEEQLNQLTKQRAREKLENQRRRHNYVPMIVELLKALAEKGQLKGILDDALAKKSGQGAKQ, from the coding sequence ATGCCCAGTTGGTGTCTTATTGAAAGCGATCCAGCGGTTTTCACGGAGCTTATCCAACGGTTCGGCGCCCAAGGCGTGGCCGTTGAGGAAATCGTACAGCTTGAGCAGGAGTATCTACGCGTCCACACTAATGTCTACGGTctgattcttcttttcaaatGGAAAGcaaggaaggaaggtgcTGCGACTGATGGTGTAGTCGTTCCAGATGCCCCTGTATTTTTCGTCCAGCAGACTGTTAACAACGCCTGTGCCACGCTTTCCATCGTGAATATTCTCCTGAACCACAAGGAGAGTATTGAACTTGGGGAGGTGTTAGGcaattttctctccttcaccCAGGACATGAATCCGTATCTTCGAGGCACGCAAGTGGGCGAGTGTGATGCCCTTCGTGAGGCTCACAACTCTTTTGCGCCGGTGGAACTCTTCTCTTTAGACCATAGTGTGCCTGATGCAGGCGATGCATACcactttgtttcgtttgtgtACAAGAACAGTGCCATATGGGAACTAGATGGGCTTCAGGAGGGACCTATTCTCGCCTCCGATGCTAGTGATGAGAACTACAGGGACAAACTGATGGAAGTTGTGCGGAAACGCATCAGGGATCACAGCGCTGAGGACACGACAGGAGCTGGGCAGGGgatttccttctctctcatGGCTGTGGTTGATGATCCCCTTGTATTGTTGGAGAGGAGAATATACGAAGCGACACTACAGGAGGCCCCCACGCATTATTTGGAGGAGCAGTTGAATCAACTGACGAAACAGCGTGCGCGTGAAAAACTCGAAAACCAGCGCAGGCGTCATAATTACGTTCCTATGATCGTGGAGTTGTTGAAGGCACTCGCTGAGAAGGGGCAGTTGAAGGGGATCTTGGACGATGCGCtcgcaaaaaaaagtggtcAAGGGGCTAAGCAGTAG